Below is a window of Mesomycoplasma bovoculi M165/69 DNA.
TAGATATTTTCACCAGATGCTTTTCATTCTTCTGGGAATTTAGTTTTAGCTAAATTAATAAGACCTTTTAAATTTGCTCAAATTAAAATTTTATTTTGGCCATATGGCTTTTTAGAAATATATTCAGTAGCTTTAGTTCACTCAAGTTGAGCATTATTATTTAAAAATTTTACTCGAACTTGATTAAGTTGAGGCCTTGATGGATTTGGAATAGCAACTGCAGATCCAGGTTTTAATTTTAATGCTCAATCTTGAGGATCAGCTTGACTAAAATCTAAACTTTGATCAGCATTAAACTTACCATCTAAAAATAATGGGTTGTTATTAGAATCAGTTACAGTAATTGTGGGTTTGTTAATAATTTCATCTGTTAATTGTTTTAAACTAGTTGGACTATAAACACCCTTGCGAACAATGCTAATTTGATCCTTGCCTTCAATGGTAACTCTAGTACCATCTAGACTGGTTCCACCTGTAAGTCTATTTAAAATTTGTTTGTCTGCAGCAATAACTTTTTGAGCACTTGGAAGGCTGCCATCATTATTTTTGACAGCAACTAAAACTTCAGCACCACCACTATATGAAACTGAACGATTTATTTTGGGACTAATATAATTAGTAGCAACAACTGATGCCCCAGCAATTAATCCTAGAGCACAAATTATCGCAATAAAAAAACGTTTCCAACTATTTAGTTGAAAAAGTTTTTTTATTGAAAATCTTTTTGCTTTCATTTGCCCCTCCATATTTTTTTTGCTAAAAAATTATTTTAAAAAGTATAATTATACCAAATTTTACTTTTTAAAAACCTAAAAAAGGAAATAAAATGCAAAATTCAATTGACAATTATTCCAAATTAGAAAAGCCTATTTTCAAAAATATTTTAAGGGTTGTAGGTGTGCTAGTTGTAGTGATTAGTCTAGCTTTTTTGATAACAGATGCTGTTACAAAATTACCTAGTGAGACCCAACATCCATTTTCTGGCAAGTACATCAATTTTAAATATTTTTTAAAAGGTTTTAGTGCTATTACTTATTTTACTGATCAGTCCAATTTAATTTTAGGTGTTGCAATTGCCCTTTTGGGCTTTTATGGCAATAAAAGATGGTCAAGAAATTTTTTCTTTTCAGCCCTTGTGTGAATCTCAATTACTTTTGTAATTTATTGAGTTTTAATTTCTTGAAACACAAATGCTTGATTTAAACCTTATAATGCAATTCAATCTCTTGTTTTGCATGCTATCAATCCATTTATTGCTTTTGCAATAATAATTTATTTTAAAAATGAATTTAGTGTTTCACAAAGTTTATTTTTTAAATTATCTCTTTATGTTTTTGGCTACTTTTTAGCCCTTTGAATCCTTTACATGGCAACACTAAATAGTTATTCTAGCCAAGATGGTAAAAGAACTATTTTTGATGGTGCCGTTGTTTACAACTTTATTAATTTCTTGTTCCCATTTTTCTATCGGGGACAAAATACAGCAATTGTTGTAATTTTAGATATTTTAATTTTTGCCATCGCCTTTGCCATCCCAGTTTCTATAAGCTTGTTTTGAGCCAAAGTGCTCAAACTCAAATTTGAAAAAAATCAATGGTTTAAGTGATTGCAAATTAAATAAAATTTTTAATTTGTAAAATATGATAGAAAACCCAACTTATAAAAAGTTGGGTTTTATTATAATATAGTTGAATCTAATATAATTTAGTAACTAAATAATATTTGTTAGGAAATTATTATGTATAAAAAAGTTAAACTTTATGACAAGCAAATCACCAAAATTATTAATGATGAGTCCAAACGTCAACAAGAGCAAATAGAATTAATTGCAAGTGAAAATTATGCTTCACAAGATATTTTAGATGCTACAGGTTCATCTTTGGCCAACAAGTATGGTGAAGGTTATCCAGGCAAACGCTATTATGGCGGATGCCAAAACATTGACAAAATTGAGCAAATTGCCATTGAAAGAGCTAAAAAACTATTTGGTGTTGAATATGCTAATGTTCAACCTTATTCTGGTTCGAGTGCAAATGCAGCTGTATTTGCAGCTTTACTCAAACCTGGAGACAAGATTTTAGGTCTTGATTTGGCAAGTGGTGGCCATTTAACTCATGGTTATAAAGTTAATTTTAGTGGAATGTTTTACACAGGTTTTAACTATGGATTAGGCGAAGATGAATTGCTAGATTATAACC
It encodes the following:
- a CDS encoding MAGa3780 family membrane protein translates to MQNSIDNYSKLEKPIFKNILRVVGVLVVVISLAFLITDAVTKLPSETQHPFSGKYINFKYFLKGFSAITYFTDQSNLILGVAIALLGFYGNKRWSRNFFFSALVWISITFVIYWVLISWNTNAWFKPYNAIQSLVLHAINPFIAFAIIIYFKNEFSVSQSLFFKLSLYVFGYFLALWILYMATLNSYSSQDGKRTIFDGAVVYNFINFLFPFFYRGQNTAIVVILDILIFAIAFAIPVSISLFWAKVLKLKFEKNQWFKWLQIK